The sequence atatcatcaaaatatacaaccaataaCTTTCCAATATATGCACGCAAAATATGATTCATAAGACGCATAAAAGTATTCGGTGCATTAGTTAAgccaaaaggcataaccatccattcatacaactcatactttgttttaaatgcagttttccactcgtctccctctctcatcctaatCTGATGATAACCACTCTTAAGATCAATTTTGCTAAATATGCTAGCATCATGCAgttcatctaacatatcatctagtctaggaataggatgtctatacttgatggtaatgttatttataGCCCTACAATCAACGCACATATGCCACGAACCATCTTTTTTAGGTACTAGCAACACAGATACAACACatggtgacatcgactcacgcacaaaacctttatctagaagttcacttacctgtcaTTGCAACTCCTTAGTTTCCTCCGGATTGCTTCTATAGGCTGGACGATTCGGCAATGCACTCTCGGGTACCAAGTCGATTTGGTGCTCAATctccctcaaaggtggtaatccttgaggtagctcctccggaaataaatcatcgaactcctgcaagagagaaacaacaATGCTCGGAAGATCTCcgactatatcacttgtgttaaggagtatCTCCTTATAAaacatcaacacaagtggaacaTGAGAATTCACAATATctctcaactcactcttttaggccatatatatatatttttttcagcctcttttcgctcaattttttttttcatctttttttgtcattatttttttctaaggtcatctcactttttttgttcactctgtttttcggcctcatctctctttttcttttacatttgatcctccaacacttgctttggagtcatagacaACAAtacaatatgtttttttttcattacaAAATAATATCTATTTTTAAACCCATCATGCACCACTTTCCTATCAAACTGCCACGGTCTTCCCAATAAAATATGACACGCTTGCATAGAAACCACATCACACAAAACCTCATCAACATACTTGCCAATAGAAAATGACACCACAACTCTCCTATTAACTCTCACCTCCGCGCAGTCATTAAACCATTGCAACCTATATGGATGAGGATGCTTTAAAAGAGACAACCCCAATTTTTCATAAGTTCGCAACTCGCAACATTCGTACAACTACCCCCATCAATGATAAGACTGCACACCTACCCATTCACAAAACAACGAGTATGAAAAAGATTTTTCCTCTGGCTCTCTTCCTCCTCCTTATGTTGTGTATTTAAAATTCTCCGAGTGACCAATAATTCACCAACAACAGTCCCAAAACCATCCTCATCATCAGGATCTACTAACGcaggcatatcatcataatttttCCCATCACTTTCAGACTCCACATCACCCCAAGCATTAATAACCATCAACTTCTTATTTGGACATTGGCTAGAAATATGGCCAATACAATGACatataaaacatttaatatctctagacCGAGTATTAGAAGTTTCAGATGTACCTTTTGCTACTTGCTTTGgtgcctccaatttggtgtcaGATTTTGGTTTGTACATTGGCTTGTTATCCTCCCGTTTTACAATGTTCGGACGCCAAGACGTCGACGATCCTCCATCGGAAGGTAATCGGCCAACTCCTCTCGCTTGAGCTGCTATTCTACCTTCATAGCCatctgcaccatctcatccaaatcaattcagtgacgaagctccacttgatcttggatttctctattcaaaccacacAAAAATCGAGCCATTGTTTCTTCATTATCTTCCTCAATGTTGGTCCGGATCATCGTGgtctccaactccttgtagtaatcctccacgctcCTTGGACcctgcctcaaagtctgtagaAGCCTGTACATATCACGATAATAATGGTTAGGTACAAAAagcttcttcatgacacgcttcatctcttcccacgtctcaattggcggctctccacacctccttctagtgatcactaattgatcccaccagattaatgcATAACCTACAAACTCGACCACTGCCAATctcactttcttaagatcaGAATAGAGATGTCAATCAAACACAAGCTccacacgcttctcccattccagatacgcctccggatcagatttcccatggaacgctggaattttcatcttaatgatACTAATATTCCCATCCTCCTTACTGCCATCCGTATATTTTCCACGCATCacttctcgcctatgtctaccccCATGTACTCTTCTCTCCTCATCCCAATTTTCATCATAAC comes from Henckelia pumila isolate YLH828 chromosome 4, ASM3356847v2, whole genome shotgun sequence and encodes:
- the LOC140861071 gene encoding uncharacterized protein, with translation MSRLGESCGSEKKNKSRKGNDFEDDEESYDENWDEERRVHGGRHRREVMRGKYTDGSKEDGNISIIKMKIPALLQTLRQGPRSVEDYYKELETTMIRTNIEEDNEETMARFLCDGYEGRIAAQARGVGRLPSDGGSSTSWRPNIVKREDNKPMYKPKSDTKLEAPKQVAKGTSETSNTRSRDIKCFICHCIGHISSQCPNKKLMVINAWGDVESESDGKNYDDMPALVDPDDEDGFGTVVGELLVTRRILNTQHKEEEESQRKNLFHTRCFVNGLQWFNDCAEVRVNRRVVVSFSIGNKNLDDHVEQLRVVLVTLRAEHLYDNLKKCVFCTSELVFLCFVVSAQGVKVDEEKVSVIRNWPTSTSIGQIRSFHGLASFYRRFVKDFSTWATPAVIKKNVSFHWGEEQEKSFNTIKQKLINVSLLVLLDFSNTFKIECDASGVGIGGVLMQGGRSVAYFSEKLSGTSLNYPTYNKEFYALVRVLETWQHYLTLKEFMIHTDHESLKHLKG